Proteins from one Triticum aestivum cultivar Chinese Spring chromosome 7A, IWGSC CS RefSeq v2.1, whole genome shotgun sequence genomic window:
- the LOC123153606 gene encoding putative G-type lectin S-receptor-like serine/threonine-protein kinase At1g61610 yields MASPWGSPSSSLWVTLGQASNVAQLVGVDALGLISMVVQAALAARRHRDACMQLAQHVELVGGLLKELELADLMRREATRRPLEQLRGALRRCYALVTACQDCSYLRRLLLGARMGNELRAAQHEIDMFIRLIPLIALVDNSTNTHRIQEAAEQVDGIFIEGSNHRVRFAARVLDITEIRVQGARKLCNVREHPSLGIVGTQEQKTLDNKELVKLCMLTVENYPGFTEFSYFQIMDATDNFSEKRYLGSGGFATAYKGQLPQGFVVGIKRFDHRATLSDFSNELQLARLQYTNIIRLLGWCIHGKERILIYKFMQNGSLDRHIFAKTLCSDITEEHTSRVVATSGYIAPEYASRGVYSLKTDVFSFGILVLETISGRKNTVLDKRGDTVGDLVRDAWHMWKDQRLRELVDPSLGNGYDIAEITRCAQVALLCSQEDPADRPTMTDIAAMLSSESMRLPVEPKRPYVLSEGGAGEDTYINQSSRTIDITITSSATVLTRVRIIVDPEV; encoded by the exons ATGGCGAGCCCATGGGGCAGCCCCTCGAGCAGCCTGTGGGTCACGCTGGGTCAGGCCTCCAACGTGGCGCAGCTAGTCGGCGTGGACGCGCTCGGGCTAATCTCCATGGTCGTGCAGGCCGCCCTGGCTGCGCGCCGCCACCGGGACGCCTGCATGCAGCTCGCGCAGCACGTCGAGCTCGTCGGCGGCTTGCTGAAGGAGCTGGAGCTCGCCGATCTGATGCGGCGGGAGGCCACCAGGCGGCCGCTGGAGCAGCTCCGCGGCGCGCTGCGGCGGTGCTACGCGCTCGTGACCGCGTGCCAGGACTGCAGCTACCTCCGCCGCCTGCTCCTCGGCGCACGGATGGGCAACGAGCTCCGCGCCGCGCAGCACGAGATCGATATGTTCATCCGCCTCATCCCGCTCATCGCCCTCGTCGACAATTCTACAAACACTCATCGTATCCAG GAAGCTGCGGAGCAGGTCGACGGTATATTCATAGAAGGTTCAAACCACCGTGTCAG GTTTGCAGCAAGAGTTTTAGATATTACTGAGATACGTGTCCAAGGAGCTCGCAAACTCTGCAATGTTCGGGAACATCCGTCACTAG GAATTGTAGGCACGCAAGAACAGAAAACCCTCGACAACAAAGAACTAGTGAAGCTTTGTATGCTCACGGTAGAAAATTACCCAGGATTCACAGAGTTCAGCTACTTTCAAATCATGGATGCTACAGATAATTTCTCAGAGAAGAGATATCTTGGGTCTGGTGGATTTGCAACAGCATACAAG GGTCAGTTGCCCCAAGGATTTGTGGTTGGCATCAAAAGATTCGATCACCGTGCAACATTATCTGATTTCAGCAATGAATTGCAGCTTGCTAGGCTTCAGTATACCAATATAATAAGGTTACTGGGGTGGTGCATCCATGGAAAAGAAAGGATTCTGATCTACAAGTTCATGCAGAATGGTTCCTTGGACCGTCACATATTTG CGAAAACACTGTGTTCAGACATAACAGAAGAGCACACAAGCAGGGTGGTGGCCACTAG TGGTTACATTGCTCCAGAGTATGCATCTCGAGGAGTTTACTCACTGAAGACAGATGTCTTCAGCTTTGGCATCTTGGTTCTGGAGACCATTAGCGGACGAAAGAACACTGTACTCGACAAGCGAGGGGATACTGTTGGCGATCTTGTACGAGAT GCCTGGCATATGTGGAAGGACCAAAGGTTGCGTGAGCTTGTGGATCCGTCTCTAGGGAACGGATACGACATCGCCGAGATAACGCGATGTGCTCAGGTGGCACTGCTCTGTTCTCAGGAAGATCCAGCAGATCGGCCCACCATGACTGACATAGCTGCAATGCTGAGCTCTGAAAGCATGAGGCTACCAGTGGAGCCTAAGCGGCCTTACGTGCTGAGTGAAGGGGGTGCTGGTGAAGATACATACATAAACCAATCAAGCCGGACAATAGACATAACCATAACGAGTTCAGCCACAGTGCTGACTAGAGTTCGAATCATCGTAGACCCGGAGGTTTGA